One window from the genome of Mycolicibacterium gadium encodes:
- a CDS encoding helix-turn-helix domain-containing protein: MVAQDSLAQVIGRNARAIRLSGGFTLEQVAIATRNRGLRWSESRVADLEAGRVAANIATLVAVSLAFTDLDSRGVTLHDLISHERPIEMNENLIVTSEQLGQLLAGDVVDVQFGPRPYEMDPNFFHVKPEFQAKYDAWSETDKRAAKTLRISKPLLREVAMSLWNTSFATERDRRAGRGANAQQRGRISRQMFDEIREALETGNYDEYDKP; the protein is encoded by the coding sequence ATGGTTGCTCAGGATTCGCTGGCCCAAGTGATAGGCAGGAATGCGCGTGCGATCAGGCTGTCGGGCGGCTTCACCCTCGAACAGGTTGCTATCGCGACTCGCAACAGGGGGCTGAGGTGGAGCGAATCACGCGTAGCCGACCTGGAGGCCGGTCGCGTCGCCGCCAACATTGCAACACTGGTCGCTGTTAGCCTGGCGTTCACTGATCTTGACAGCCGTGGTGTGACGCTTCACGACCTCATCAGTCATGAGCGCCCAATAGAGATGAACGAAAACCTCATCGTGACGAGTGAACAGTTGGGCCAACTCCTTGCCGGGGATGTGGTCGATGTTCAGTTCGGACCGCGTCCGTACGAAATGGATCCGAATTTCTTTCACGTCAAGCCCGAATTTCAGGCGAAGTACGACGCATGGAGCGAGACAGATAAGCGGGCGGCCAAGACGTTGAGAATATCGAAACCCCTCCTTAGAGAGGTCGCAATGTCGTTGTGGAACACCAGTTTTGCAACCGAACGCGACCGTCGAGCCGGGCGAGGAGCCAACGCTCAGCAGCGTGGCCGGATCAGCCGCCAAATGTTCGATGAAATTCGAGAGGCCCTAGAAACAGGCAACTATGACGAGTACGACAAACCTTAG
- a CDS encoding helix-turn-helix transcriptional regulator — protein MAEYLRTTVAALAQLRYRGTGPKFLSLGRRVLYRWADVEAWLAESLRNRTGE, from the coding sequence GTGGCCGAATACCTGCGCACTACAGTCGCCGCGCTGGCGCAACTGCGGTATCGGGGCACAGGTCCGAAATTCTTATCCCTCGGCAGACGCGTCCTATATCGGTGGGCCGATGTCGAGGCATGGCTTGCCGAGTCGTTGCGCAACCGAACGGGGGAGTAG
- a CDS encoding AAA family ATPase has translation MSDLERRLLFHMCSEDGLAEVLDAELGAILFEEPVNVALFNHIVDYWHENQSAPTTLVLETEFPGVRLPDEVEESTGWLIGYLQNRHLVNEAQDIIRQALVDLDTDPLKAIEGLQHNSSRAIEQAGKVLAGEVRPKLWSASDLKSAQQPRWLAKSRLQRGAVNLLVGDEGIGKSLLWVHLAAAVTTGKPVPEFGIPAREPQHVIVVATEDDWQTTVLPRLEIAGADIAMIRVICTDDDGSGAPVFPQDIHLIAKADPAPALVVIDAWLDTVPAKLSVRDPQQARQALHPWREVATTTDAAVLLLTHTNRVASGQARDKYGATGELRKKARLTLFAFQNDDGNLVVGPEKANGTAPTAATEFSIRGVQYFPATEDHDGTVPLLSYVGESEQTAREHIAAVHAAGHDKGRGNDEVVAWLAEFLADGPRWANDVYDAAEVAGYSKDKAKRAKRPLNVKSDKDGSGRWCWYLPKYQGRKPEPTEDETKGAEED, from the coding sequence ATGAGTGATCTAGAACGTCGTCTGCTATTCCACATGTGCTCTGAAGACGGCTTGGCCGAGGTGCTTGACGCCGAGCTTGGCGCTATCTTATTCGAAGAGCCCGTCAACGTAGCCCTCTTCAATCACATCGTGGATTACTGGCACGAGAACCAATCTGCGCCCACAACGCTCGTACTGGAGACTGAGTTTCCCGGTGTCCGTCTGCCCGACGAAGTTGAAGAGTCAACCGGTTGGCTGATTGGCTACTTGCAGAACAGACACCTTGTGAACGAAGCCCAGGATATCATCCGACAGGCTCTGGTAGACCTGGATACCGATCCCCTTAAGGCGATAGAAGGCTTGCAGCACAATTCTTCTCGTGCCATCGAGCAGGCCGGGAAGGTACTCGCGGGAGAGGTCAGGCCGAAGCTGTGGAGTGCCAGCGACCTCAAATCAGCACAGCAGCCGAGATGGCTTGCCAAGAGTCGCCTACAGCGAGGGGCGGTCAATCTCCTCGTGGGCGACGAGGGAATCGGTAAATCACTGTTGTGGGTCCACCTGGCCGCTGCAGTCACCACAGGCAAGCCTGTACCCGAGTTCGGCATTCCAGCACGAGAGCCCCAACACGTCATCGTCGTTGCGACCGAAGACGACTGGCAGACAACTGTCCTGCCACGACTAGAGATAGCTGGTGCCGACATCGCGATGATTCGTGTCATTTGCACCGACGACGACGGGAGCGGAGCGCCGGTCTTTCCTCAGGATATTCACCTGATCGCCAAGGCTGACCCTGCGCCTGCTCTCGTTGTCATTGATGCCTGGCTGGACACCGTACCCGCCAAGCTTTCGGTGAGAGATCCGCAGCAAGCCCGTCAGGCACTGCACCCATGGCGAGAAGTAGCGACCACAACAGACGCCGCAGTGTTGCTACTTACGCACACTAATCGTGTTGCAAGCGGGCAGGCCCGAGATAAGTACGGTGCGACGGGCGAGTTGCGTAAGAAGGCCCGCCTGACGTTGTTCGCATTCCAGAACGATGACGGCAACCTTGTTGTGGGACCGGAGAAGGCCAACGGCACAGCTCCCACGGCAGCCACAGAGTTCTCCATCAGGGGAGTGCAGTACTTCCCTGCGACCGAAGACCACGACGGCACCGTTCCGCTGTTGTCCTATGTCGGTGAGTCGGAGCAGACAGCGCGGGAACATATAGCCGCAGTACATGCAGCGGGACACGACAAGGGCAGAGGCAACGACGAGGTGGTTGCTTGGCTGGCCGAGTTCCTGGCCGATGGCCCGCGATGGGCGAACGATGTATACGACGCTGCCGAAGTGGCCGGGTACAGCAAGGACAAAGCGAAGCGTGCCAAGAGGCCATTGAACGTCAAGTCTGACAAGGACGGGAGCGGACGATGGTGTTGGTACCTCCCCAAATACCAAGGGAGAAAGCCGGAACCAACCGAGGATGAAACCAAGGGAGCAGAAGAAGACTAA
- the istB gene encoding IS21-like element helper ATPase IstB: MNAPTRRGLTEQAADAAIDQACRMLRLPTIRTHFPETADTAARQQQSYRAFLAELLLAECDDRARRRSERRIRAAAFPREKSLRTFDYTANPNVDPAVINTLATADWVRKGQPLCLIGDSGTGKSHLLIALGTEAAMAGFRVKYTLAAKLVNELVEAADEMTLTKTIARYGRVDLLCIDELGYMALDKRGAELLFQVLTEREEKASVGIASNEAFSGWTKTFTDPRLCAAIVDRLTFGGNIIETGTDSYRLAHTLRSRDNTDK; the protein is encoded by the coding sequence ATGAACGCTCCCACCCGTCGCGGACTCACCGAACAAGCCGCCGATGCCGCGATTGACCAAGCCTGCCGCATGCTCCGCCTCCCCACCATCCGAACCCACTTCCCCGAAACCGCTGACACCGCCGCCCGCCAACAGCAGTCCTACCGCGCCTTCCTCGCCGAACTACTCCTGGCCGAATGTGACGACCGTGCCCGCCGACGCTCCGAACGCCGCATCCGCGCCGCGGCCTTCCCACGCGAAAAGTCCCTTCGCACTTTCGACTACACCGCAAACCCGAACGTCGACCCCGCCGTCATCAACACCCTGGCCACCGCAGACTGGGTACGCAAAGGCCAACCCCTCTGCCTCATCGGCGACAGCGGCACCGGCAAGAGCCACCTACTCATCGCCCTAGGAACCGAAGCGGCCATGGCAGGATTCCGGGTGAAGTACACCCTCGCCGCCAAACTGGTCAACGAACTCGTCGAAGCCGCCGACGAAATGACGCTCACCAAAACGATCGCCCGCTACGGCCGCGTGGACCTACTGTGCATCGACGAACTCGGCTACATGGCCCTCGACAAGCGCGGCGCCGAACTGCTCTTCCAAGTTCTCACCGAACGCGAAGAAAAAGCATCCGTGGGCATCGCCAGCAACGAAGCCTTCAGCGGATGGACCAAGACCTTCACCGACCCACGACTCTGCGCAGCCATCGTCGACAGGCTCACCTTCGGCGGCAACATTATCGAAACCGGCACCGACTCCTACCGCCTCGCCCACACACTCCGCAGCCGCGACAACACCGACAAGTGA
- the istA gene encoding IS21 family transposase: MTRNSRVELYAAIRRDARAGLSGREIQRKHGVGWRTVQSALASAWPQQRAAYPTRASKLDGFKPAIDDILRSDLDAPRKQRHTVTRIVDRLRTEFGMDDVSYPVVRAYVARRRPEISIECGRGAPGVFVPQTHLPGREAEVDFGEIGVRLRGQLTTCHLFSLRMSYSGKAVHRASATGGQEAFFEGHAHAFQVLGGVPAGKIRYDNLKAAVAQVIGFSRQRVETDRWVAFRSHFDIDAFYCQPGITGAHEKGGVEGDIGRFRRNHLVPVPEVESLHELNELIDGYDQADDLRRIGHRAHTVAESFNAERQLLKPLPVETFETGLWVTPRVDRYSQITVRTNRYSVPSRLIGRQTRVLLNASDLTVYDGRTLVASHERLLTKGGSRLDLDHYLEAFVRKPGALPGATALEQARRAGTFTAAHDAWWAAACKAHGDTAGTRALTEVLLLHRHTDHRHVIAGINAALQAGALTADAVALEARKAAETGSDITTADPPPTDMPAVSSLTQRRLTHLPIDTRPPPSVTAYDQLLRRSTQ, from the coding sequence ATGACTCGGAACTCACGAGTTGAGCTGTACGCGGCGATACGCCGCGATGCCCGCGCTGGCCTGTCCGGTCGAGAGATCCAACGCAAACACGGCGTCGGATGGCGCACTGTGCAATCCGCCCTCGCATCGGCCTGGCCCCAACAGCGAGCTGCTTATCCCACCAGAGCCTCCAAACTCGACGGGTTCAAACCTGCGATTGACGACATCCTGCGTTCCGATCTCGACGCGCCGCGCAAGCAACGCCACACCGTGACCCGCATCGTCGACCGCCTGCGCACTGAGTTCGGTATGGATGACGTGTCCTACCCCGTAGTGCGGGCATACGTGGCCAGACGGCGACCGGAGATCAGCATCGAATGCGGCCGTGGCGCACCCGGGGTATTCGTTCCGCAAACCCATTTGCCCGGCCGCGAAGCCGAAGTCGACTTTGGTGAGATCGGCGTGCGGTTACGTGGTCAACTCACCACCTGCCACCTGTTCTCCCTACGGATGTCCTACTCGGGCAAAGCGGTTCATCGTGCCTCTGCAACCGGAGGTCAGGAGGCGTTTTTCGAGGGCCACGCGCACGCGTTCCAGGTTCTCGGAGGAGTGCCTGCCGGTAAGATCCGCTACGACAATCTCAAAGCCGCTGTGGCACAGGTAATCGGCTTCTCTCGCCAGCGCGTCGAAACAGACCGCTGGGTGGCGTTTCGCTCGCACTTCGACATCGACGCCTTCTACTGCCAGCCAGGTATCACCGGCGCTCACGAGAAGGGCGGTGTGGAAGGCGACATCGGGCGGTTCCGCCGCAATCACCTCGTGCCGGTACCGGAAGTCGAGTCACTGCACGAACTCAACGAACTCATCGACGGCTACGACCAGGCCGACGATCTGCGGCGCATCGGCCACCGCGCCCACACCGTGGCCGAGTCCTTCAACGCCGAGCGTCAACTCCTCAAACCGCTACCCGTAGAAACGTTCGAGACAGGACTCTGGGTGACACCGCGCGTGGACCGCTACTCCCAGATCACCGTCCGCACCAACCGATACTCCGTACCCTCACGGCTCATCGGCCGCCAAACCCGAGTACTCCTCAACGCATCAGACCTCACCGTCTACGACGGCAGAACACTCGTCGCCAGCCACGAGCGATTGCTCACCAAAGGCGGCTCCCGCCTCGACCTCGACCACTACCTGGAAGCATTCGTCCGCAAGCCCGGCGCCCTGCCCGGAGCGACAGCACTAGAGCAGGCCCGCCGAGCAGGTACCTTCACCGCAGCCCACGACGCGTGGTGGGCTGCAGCCTGCAAAGCCCATGGCGACACCGCCGGCACCCGCGCGCTCACCGAAGTCCTTCTCCTGCACCGACATACCGACCACCGCCACGTCATTGCCGGCATCAACGCCGCCCTGCAAGCCGGAGCGTTAACCGCTGACGCTGTTGCCCTTGAAGCCCGCAAAGCCGCTGAGACTGGCAGCGACATCACCACCGCCGACCCGCCGCCGACCGACATGCCAGCCGTGTCGTCACTGACACAGCGCCGCTTAACCCACCTGCCGATCGACACGCGGCCCCCGCCCTCAGTCACCGCCTATGACCAGCTTCTCCGACGGAGCACACAGTAG
- a CDS encoding MarR family winged helix-turn-helix transcriptional regulator — translation MPVATATRIDLASMVALVVRLAGPINQLMARELGLPLNDLAALQHLVGLPPAGPAELGRRLGMSSASATVLADRLERAGYVRRHRDPHDRRRVILEVTDTAAMRAQTAIGPLVEALNSIGDRHDVAGQQQISTYLAAVIDAMAEFTGADDSELTS, via the coding sequence ATGCCTGTCGCCACCGCCACCCGCATCGATCTGGCCAGCATGGTTGCCCTCGTCGTCCGGCTCGCCGGGCCGATCAATCAACTGATGGCCCGTGAACTCGGATTGCCCCTCAACGACTTGGCGGCGTTGCAACATCTCGTGGGACTACCGCCCGCGGGACCGGCCGAGCTGGGCCGGCGTTTGGGAATGTCGTCGGCCTCGGCCACGGTGCTGGCTGACCGACTCGAACGTGCCGGTTATGTTCGGCGTCATCGCGACCCTCACGATCGACGCCGAGTCATCCTTGAGGTCACCGACACGGCCGCCATGCGTGCCCAAACCGCCATCGGCCCACTCGTCGAGGCGCTCAACTCGATCGGCGACCGGCACGACGTGGCTGGTCAGCAGCAGATCAGCACATACCTGGCCGCAGTGATCGACGCGATGGCCGAGTTCACCGGCGCTGATGACTCGGAACTCACGAGTTGA
- a CDS encoding macrolide family glycosyltransferase gives MHILFTTPPAPGHVYPTLPLVEELVDRDHRVTYISAASLEAEIVRAGALFIDLGWEPDTTTLAASGFSVDTLSADLRGFLAAARTLTPGLLNALANDPPDVVCIDNVPLGGFLVEQFAASTVSLIANLATNEAFPPSELIDGFTPHHPGMQHYFTELADWFSTHGLAVPFGPSRDNEPGPPSLVFIPREFQIAGNSFAENVHFIGPSMPKRARRTASWAPPHDDAQVLLVSLGTAFNNRPEFFASCAEVFADSRFHVVLSLGTHIDPADIGTLPHNIEAHQTVPQLDVLRHATAFITHAGMGSTMEALYYEVPTIAVPQVREQSVNAARLESLGLGVQLPSPTPGDLRTLTEKVAADTVIRSGLAEMKEAINRAGGTTAGTGIIEAARHQPP, from the coding sequence ATGCATATTCTCTTCACGACGCCACCGGCGCCGGGCCACGTCTATCCGACGTTGCCCCTAGTCGAGGAACTCGTCGACCGCGACCACCGTGTCACCTACATCAGCGCCGCATCGCTGGAAGCGGAGATCGTGCGAGCTGGTGCATTGTTCATCGATCTTGGATGGGAACCCGACACCACCACACTGGCCGCATCAGGATTTAGCGTTGACACTCTCAGCGCTGACCTGCGCGGGTTCCTGGCCGCCGCGCGCACGCTCACTCCCGGCCTGCTCAACGCGCTGGCCAACGATCCCCCCGACGTCGTATGCATCGACAATGTTCCGCTCGGCGGGTTCCTTGTCGAGCAGTTCGCGGCGTCAACGGTCTCTTTGATCGCGAACCTGGCCACCAACGAGGCGTTCCCACCCTCCGAACTGATCGACGGATTCACCCCGCATCACCCCGGTATGCAGCACTACTTCACCGAACTGGCCGACTGGTTCAGCACCCACGGTCTAGCCGTTCCCTTCGGCCCGAGCCGCGATAACGAGCCGGGACCGCCGTCGCTGGTGTTCATACCGCGGGAGTTTCAGATCGCCGGCAACAGCTTCGCCGAAAACGTCCACTTCATCGGCCCCTCGATGCCCAAGCGCGCCCGCCGCACCGCTTCCTGGGCGCCACCACACGATGACGCCCAGGTGCTGTTGGTCTCGTTGGGCACCGCCTTCAACAATCGACCCGAATTCTTCGCCTCCTGCGCAGAGGTATTCGCGGACAGCAGATTTCACGTCGTTCTCAGTCTTGGCACCCATATCGACCCCGCAGACATCGGAACGCTGCCACACAACATCGAGGCCCACCAAACGGTGCCCCAACTCGACGTGCTGCGCCACGCAACCGCATTCATCACCCACGCGGGAATGGGATCAACGATGGAAGCTCTGTACTACGAGGTGCCCACCATCGCCGTACCTCAGGTCCGCGAGCAATCAGTCAACGCCGCCCGCCTCGAATCACTCGGACTCGGAGTTCAACTCCCATCACCCACACCCGGCGACCTCCGCACCCTGACAGAAAAAGTAGCTGCAGACACGGTCATCCGGAGCGGCCTGGCGGAAATGAAAGAAGCGATCAACCGCGCCGGCGGTACAACCGCTGGAACCGGCATCATCGAAGCCGCCCGGCACCAACCGCCGTGA
- a CDS encoding LpqN/LpqT family lipoprotein has protein sequence MGCVLDDNPAPDWYPPPKSITAEKVTLSHARGDQLRVTIEFVAPLPPTPSTLPNGNGQTENAIGSITFGVNIQNGGFKDSLSILSPSRGEPWRVNPSSDTDLNPNVLQSARASSNILTLDLDLTGEDALLGSGPFEPLIQLGGSVALDQPPYSGRVSPVAMYDSQRCEWNTPARGSSSTATASPPSRTAPAHTQIPTRTRTQSSPPVSGHHYTVVDYIRDSGIVEHPVKRGDSGSPTIDLPVPSGWEAAGQRTPEWAYGAIVSTNPAFASDPPSIMALVSKLTGNVDPTKVLEFAPGEIKNLPGFKGSNEAAPSKLSGFEATQIGGTYKKNGVIRAVAQKTVVIPGKDGLYVLQLNADCLEDQIHALRDATVVIDEQTRITP, from the coding sequence ATGGGCTGTGTCCTTGACGACAACCCTGCGCCCGACTGGTATCCACCGCCGAAGTCGATCACCGCAGAAAAGGTGACTCTGTCTCATGCGCGAGGCGATCAACTACGCGTCACGATCGAGTTCGTCGCGCCGCTGCCACCAACACCGTCCACTCTGCCGAACGGCAACGGCCAAACCGAGAACGCAATCGGGAGCATAACTTTCGGAGTCAACATCCAGAACGGCGGTTTTAAGGACAGCCTGTCGATCTTGTCGCCGAGCCGGGGTGAACCATGGAGAGTGAATCCTTCGAGCGACACCGATCTCAATCCCAATGTCCTTCAGTCAGCGAGGGCATCAAGCAACATCCTGACTCTTGACCTCGATCTCACCGGTGAGGATGCGCTGTTGGGCTCGGGACCGTTCGAACCGCTGATCCAACTCGGGGGATCGGTGGCATTGGATCAGCCACCCTATTCAGGACGAGTGTCACCGGTTGCCATGTACGATTCCCAACGCTGCGAATGGAATACGCCTGCAAGAGGTAGTTCCTCGACTGCAACCGCATCGCCGCCTAGCCGAACTGCGCCTGCACACACGCAAATCCCCACACGGACGCGAACTCAAAGTTCGCCACCAGTCTCAGGACACCACTACACGGTTGTCGACTACATCCGTGACAGCGGCATAGTTGAGCACCCGGTAAAGCGCGGGGACTCCGGCTCTCCCACTATCGATCTGCCGGTCCCCTCTGGCTGGGAGGCTGCCGGCCAGCGCACCCCGGAATGGGCCTACGGTGCAATCGTTTCCACTAACCCTGCGTTCGCCTCAGATCCGCCGTCCATCATGGCGCTGGTTTCCAAGCTGACCGGCAACGTCGACCCGACCAAGGTCCTCGAGTTCGCGCCCGGCGAGATCAAAAATCTTCCCGGGTTCAAGGGCAGCAATGAAGCTGCCCCGAGCAAGCTAAGCGGCTTCGAGGCGACCCAGATTGGTGGCACCTATAAGAAAAACGGCGTCATCCGTGCGGTCGCACAGAAGACCGTCGTGATCCCGGGCAAGGACGGGCTATACGTGCTCCAACTCAACGCCGACTGCCTCGAAGACCAAATCCACGCGCTACGAGATGCAACCGTCGTTATCGATGAGCAGACCAGGATCACGCCTTAG
- a CDS encoding helix-turn-helix domain-containing protein, with the protein MPDDRSKPPLNETTRVFGERVRDRRQALGLSQEAAAIRCGIHWTQLGKVERGQRSLRLETIVKIAGGLDIDAGKLVSKLPVPPTGSG; encoded by the coding sequence ATGCCAGACGACCGGTCCAAGCCTCCACTCAACGAGACAACGCGTGTCTTTGGCGAACGCGTCAGGGATCGTCGGCAAGCCCTCGGGCTTAGCCAGGAGGCCGCTGCGATCAGGTGTGGGATTCACTGGACTCAGCTTGGGAAGGTCGAGCGGGGTCAGCGGAGTCTGCGATTGGAGACGATTGTCAAGATCGCGGGCGGCCTTGACATAGACGCCGGGAAGCTGGTCAGCAAGCTGCCAGTGCCTCCAACGGGATCGGGCTGA
- a CDS encoding SIR2 family protein, with protein MSSRSGNANAKIQPVTASELGYEITDRLKALDIDTYVSVLLGAGASVGAGLPDWTQFLVQCLLESGAIDEKELATAFVSRQDLMLVAEAAKAAAGDDWPRVLRQALYGDDRRVPPAELHAATAAFAASRGPDRVGLFTLNYDLLLESALREVLEEWQIDETVSTRSTGRHAQSGFEIHHLHGVLTPTGTAASSVVLTLSDYNKISSQMRPWQVSALQDALQRGPLVLAGTSYSDPDIRQWMHELTVEEDASGSPVLVFLARESMKLSRQQFESVGQALADQWSAIGVTAVPTNDHLDAAQALRELPHVNQADYVPPAIRAERLWLGHLSDFDAVQRDYATELDTDLDFVRHAFPQTQNVTLWIANDLGKLVRWASNDRLYRKAEQLLSIEPGYDSAWIAGQCLAQSDFLARDIEEVSTARWRSVVAVPLVVEVPGGPDFPYGVLSTASAGSIDDQPLDLMDETYATLASKWSEKLAGVYEGAD; from the coding sequence ATGTCGAGCCGAAGCGGCAACGCAAATGCGAAGATCCAGCCTGTGACGGCGTCGGAACTCGGTTACGAGATAACGGATCGGCTCAAAGCTCTCGACATCGACACGTATGTCAGTGTCCTACTTGGTGCTGGAGCGTCAGTGGGCGCGGGCTTGCCCGATTGGACCCAATTTCTAGTCCAGTGCCTACTAGAAAGCGGCGCGATAGATGAAAAGGAGCTAGCGACGGCCTTTGTATCGAGGCAAGATTTGATGCTCGTCGCCGAGGCTGCGAAAGCTGCGGCTGGTGATGACTGGCCCAGGGTGTTGCGCCAAGCTCTCTATGGCGATGACCGCCGCGTTCCTCCGGCAGAATTGCACGCTGCAACGGCAGCATTCGCAGCATCGCGTGGGCCGGACAGGGTCGGCCTATTCACCTTGAACTACGACCTATTACTTGAGTCTGCACTGCGTGAAGTACTCGAAGAGTGGCAAATAGACGAGACGGTATCGACTCGGTCGACTGGCCGACATGCTCAGTCGGGCTTCGAAATACACCATCTACACGGGGTATTGACGCCCACTGGAACTGCCGCGTCGTCCGTCGTCCTTACGCTGTCTGACTACAACAAAATAAGCAGCCAAATGCGACCCTGGCAAGTATCCGCTCTGCAGGATGCTCTACAGCGCGGGCCACTTGTTCTCGCGGGTACTTCATATAGCGATCCAGACATTCGTCAGTGGATGCACGAGCTGACCGTCGAGGAAGACGCCTCAGGCTCGCCAGTTCTCGTGTTCCTCGCCCGCGAGAGCATGAAGCTAAGTCGACAACAGTTCGAGTCTGTCGGGCAGGCTCTGGCTGACCAGTGGTCCGCAATCGGTGTGACTGCCGTACCCACGAACGACCACCTTGACGCCGCGCAGGCGCTACGCGAGCTACCGCATGTCAATCAGGCAGATTACGTGCCACCGGCCATTCGCGCAGAACGTCTCTGGCTCGGCCACCTGAGCGACTTCGATGCGGTACAGCGCGACTACGCGACAGAATTAGATACCGACTTGGACTTCGTCCGGCATGCCTTTCCGCAAACTCAAAACGTCACTCTTTGGATTGCGAATGACCTGGGAAAGCTGGTCCGGTGGGCCTCGAATGATCGGTTGTATCGAAAGGCCGAACAGTTGTTAAGTATTGAACCTGGTTATGACAGTGCCTGGATCGCTGGCCAATGCCTGGCACAAAGCGACTTCCTGGCGCGTGACATTGAGGAGGTATCCACAGCGCGTTGGCGGTCGGTAGTCGCAGTGCCGCTGGTGGTCGAAGTGCCAGGCGGCCCCGACTTTCCGTATGGCGTCCTTAGCACTGCTTCGGCCGGGTCGATAGACGACCAGCCGCTGGATCTTATGGATGAGACATACGCAACTTTGGCAAGCAAGTGGTCGGAGAAGCTCGCAGGAGTCTACGAAGGTGCCGACTAG
- a CDS encoding recombinase family protein, whose translation MRQSAAQWNAHQPGQRIGYVRVSTVSQTLEQQQAALEAAGVSKTFSDTMSGSRDDRPGLGELMAYVREGDTVVVWKLDRLGRNALHILETVKALTGRGVTLVSVSDGIDSSTPAGRMMIGVLGSLAEYERALTVERTALKRAASRANGTKFGRPKKVEDAEHIATAKRMKAEGHTAKDIAKYLGVSRATLYRYLVDDAA comes from the coding sequence GTGAGACAGTCTGCGGCGCAGTGGAATGCCCATCAGCCGGGTCAGCGGATCGGCTATGTCCGAGTGAGCACCGTTAGCCAAACGCTCGAACAGCAGCAGGCCGCTCTGGAAGCCGCTGGAGTCTCGAAGACCTTCTCCGACACTATGAGCGGTTCCCGCGACGACCGTCCAGGTCTTGGTGAACTCATGGCTTACGTCCGTGAGGGTGACACCGTCGTCGTGTGGAAGCTCGACAGGCTCGGAAGAAACGCTCTCCACATCTTGGAAACGGTGAAGGCCCTTACTGGCCGAGGAGTCACGTTGGTCTCGGTCAGCGACGGCATCGACAGCTCGACCCCTGCGGGAAGAATGATGATCGGAGTCCTGGGATCGCTCGCAGAATACGAGCGTGCCCTCACCGTAGAACGAACGGCATTGAAACGAGCGGCATCTCGTGCCAACGGGACAAAGTTCGGTAGGCCCAAGAAGGTGGAGGACGCCGAGCACATTGCTACCGCGAAGCGGATGAAGGCCGAAGGGCACACCGCCAAGGACATCGCGAAGTACCTAGGTGTCAGCAGAGCGACACTTTATCGGTACTTAGTTGATGACGCTGCGTAG
- a CDS encoding thermonuclease family protein, whose translation MDTPETKKPGYTVGCWGPEATAFAQSNLVGQRVAVILDPTQDRTDRYGRTLAYLIRADGWNYSVEAARAGAAKSYVYDQSVNRYDAIYSAESEAKAARRGLWGAPCFGNTESEPR comes from the coding sequence ATCGACACACCGGAGACTAAGAAGCCGGGATACACAGTCGGCTGTTGGGGGCCGGAGGCTACCGCGTTCGCGCAGTCAAATCTGGTGGGGCAACGGGTGGCGGTCATCCTTGATCCGACTCAGGACAGAACCGACAGGTACGGACGCACGTTGGCCTACCTCATAAGGGCTGACGGCTGGAATTATTCGGTAGAGGCGGCGCGGGCGGGTGCCGCGAAATCGTATGTGTACGACCAGTCGGTAAACCGTTACGACGCAATATATTCCGCTGAAAGCGAGGCGAAGGCCGCCAGGCGTGGATTGTGGGGTGCGCCGTGTTTCGGCAACACTGAGTCAGAGCCTAGGTGA